From a region of the Mobula hypostoma chromosome 6, sMobHyp1.1, whole genome shotgun sequence genome:
- the b3galt1b gene encoding beta-1,3-galactosyltransferase 1, which produces MASKVSCLYILTVVCWASALWYLSATRPSSSFVGHSSFSRMIVEKKSFNFTNIRTRSLNPHNYNYLINEPNKCEQINPFLVILVSTTHKEFDARQAIRETWGDENNFKGLQLVTLFLLGRNTDHVLNEMVEQESQIFHDIIVEDFLDSYHNLTLKTVMGVKWVANFCSKAKYVMKTDSDIFVNMDNLIYKLLKPNTKPRRRYFTGYVINGGPIRDVRSKWYMSRDLYPDNNYPPFCSGTGYVFSTDVAEAIYKTSLHTRMLHLEDVYVGLCLRKLGIHPFQNSGFNHWKVSYSLCRYRRVITVHQISPEEMQRIWNEMSSKKHLRC; this is translated from the coding sequence ATGGCTTCTAAAGTCTCCTGCTTGTATATTTTAACAGTTGTTTGTTGGGCCAGTGCCCTGTGGTACTTGAGTGCTACtcgcccctcatcctccttcgttGGGCACAGTTCATTTTCACGCATGATAGTCGAGAAAAAGAGTTTCAACTTTACTAACATTCGAACTCGGTCACTGAATCCGCATAACTACAATTATCTTATTAACGAGCCAAACAAATGTGAGCAAATTAACCCTTTCTTAGTCATTCTTGTAAGCACAACGCACAAAGAGTTTGATGCACGGCAGGCGATCAGGGAGACTTGGGGAGACGAGAACAACTTTAAAGGGCTCCAGCTGGTCACCCTGTTTCTGCTGGGGAGAAACACAGACCATGTTTTGAATGAAATGGTTGAGCAGGAGAGCCAGATTTTTCATGACATCATCGTGGAGGACTTCCTGGATTCCTATCACAACTTAACACTGAAAACTGTAATGGGCGTGAAGTGGGTAGCCAACTTCTGTTCAAAAGCCAAGTACGTAATGAAGACTGACAGCGATATATTTGTTAACATGGACAATTTGATCTATAAACTGCTCAAGCCGAACACAAAGCCCCGGAGGAGATATTTTACTGGATATGTCATCAATGGAGGGCCTATACGGGATGTTCGCAGCAAATGGTACATGTCCAGAGACTTGTACCCAGACAACAATTACCCACCATTCTGTTCAGGAACAGGGTACGTATTTTCCACAGATGTGGCTGAAGCTATTTACAAGACGTCTCTTCACACTAGGATGCTGCACCTCGAGGATGTCTATGTCGGGCTGTGTCTACGGAAACTTGGTATACATCCCTTTCAGAATAGTGGTTTCAATCACTGGAAGGTCTCATACAGTCTGTGCAGGTATCGTAGAGTAATCACTGTACACCAGATATCTCCCGAAGAAATGCAGAGGATCTGGAATGAGATGTCAAGCAAAAAACACCTGCGTTGCTAA